In Nitrospira sp., the following proteins share a genomic window:
- a CDS encoding type B 50S ribosomal protein L31, translating to MKPGIHPTGYRPVVFHDVAIGKRWVMMSTVQTDQTTVWEDGRTYPIYKVDTSMYSHPLYTGTQRIIDTEGRVEKFNKKYRGRGAAGGRRGDPAV from the coding sequence ATGAAACCTGGTATCCATCCGACGGGCTATCGTCCGGTTGTCTTTCACGATGTCGCGATCGGCAAGCGTTGGGTAATGATGTCGACGGTGCAGACCGATCAGACGACGGTTTGGGAAGACGGACGAACCTATCCAATTTACAAAGTCGACACATCGATGTACTCGCATCCGTTGTATACGGGAACGCAGCGCATCATCGATACCGAAGGGCGAGTCGAGAAATTTAATAAGAAATATCGAGGCCGTGGTGCAGCGGGAGGTCGTCGTGGCGATCCCGCTGTCT
- the rpsN gene encoding 30S ribosomal protein S14, producing MAKLSSRLRNEKRKRLVAQYAERRKALKAVIKGQASTEEQKQEAQQSLQKLPRNSSPVRVRNRCAISGRVRGYVGRFDMSRIDFRLHALKGEIPGVRKSSW from the coding sequence ATGGCAAAGTTGAGCAGTCGATTAAGAAACGAGAAACGCAAGCGATTGGTCGCGCAGTATGCTGAGCGGCGCAAGGCGTTGAAAGCGGTGATCAAGGGGCAGGCGAGTACCGAGGAGCAGAAGCAGGAGGCACAGCAGTCGCTACAGAAATTGCCGAGGAATTCGTCGCCCGTCCGGGTGCGCAATCGCTGTGCGATCTCGGGGCGCGTGCGGGGATATGTGGGCCGATTCGACATGTCGCGGATCGACTTTCGCCTGCACGCGCTGAAGGGTGAGATTCCCGGCGTGCGGAAATCAAGCTGGTAG
- the rpsR gene encoding 30S ribosomal protein S18 has protein sequence MPEERRRRVIDVITPVDWKNVEWLRRFITENGRILPRRMTGNSQQRQREIARAIKRARHMAMLPFGGRSDY, from the coding sequence ATGCCTGAAGAACGACGACGTCGCGTGATCGATGTGATCACGCCCGTGGATTGGAAAAATGTCGAATGGTTGCGGAGATTCATCACAGAGAATGGACGGATCCTCCCTCGTCGCATGACGGGGAATAGTCAGCAGCGGCAGCGAGAAATTGCCCGTGCGATCAAACGTGCGCGGCATATGGCAATGTTGCCGTTCGGTGGGCGATCAGACTACTGA
- a CDS encoding carbon monoxide dehydrogenase: MGVRLPNPGEAIVHGYIVREEQAMEEAARRFLSAKVPTIFPGPLVLWAWTPTAEKKAKAIRHLFTVLKESVGPNQKPMLIPMPDYRPKYPKINPEVEINPNHPNLTIWHNRIDACLFIGVHCHQANLTLKIVRGGTNCYTMAMCAQAGHEDAMLSFRDITPEHIIRLADKVRELKGTVPGPVAVQ, encoded by the coding sequence ATGGGTGTGCGATTGCCCAATCCAGGCGAAGCGATCGTGCACGGGTATATCGTGCGTGAGGAGCAGGCGATGGAGGAGGCGGCGCGGCGCTTCCTGAGCGCCAAGGTGCCAACGATCTTCCCGGGACCACTGGTGTTGTGGGCTTGGACGCCCACGGCCGAGAAGAAGGCGAAGGCGATTCGTCACCTCTTTACTGTATTGAAGGAGAGTGTGGGGCCCAATCAGAAGCCGATGTTGATTCCAATGCCGGACTATCGACCCAAGTATCCGAAGATCAATCCAGAGGTTGAGATCAACCCGAACCATCCAAACTTGACGATTTGGCACAACCGGATCGATGCGTGTTTGTTTATCGGGGTCCATTGCCATCAAGCGAATCTGACCTTGAAAATTGTGCGGGGCGGGACGAATTGCTACACCATGGCAATGTGCGCGCAGGCTGGGCACGAGGATGCCATGTTATCGTTTCGCGACATCACGCCGGAGCATATTATCCGTCTGGCCGACAAAGTGCGTGAACTGAAGGGGACTGTCCCGGGGCCCGTCGCGGTGCAGTAG